From the genome of Pukyongia salina, one region includes:
- a CDS encoding tetratricopeptide repeat protein — protein MFRNLIIVAFCVFYSYSIHSQQTAIFTNDLETFNKAIELYDNEQFLAAQSLFDRVQRQVQDETIKGDCAYYIANCAVRLNQQNADELMETFVADYPTSIKRNDAYINVANFYFENGKYSYARKWYDKVDESSLSRGEREKFNFNNGYAYFRNKRYNEAKKYFNRVSDSQKYGAQAKYYLGFIAYEGDEYEEANELFESVKDEERYAEGLSYYQADMNFKLGKFQEAIDMGLEQYENSSPMERSELSKIIGESYFNLGKYKEAIPYLTEYKGKRGKWSNTDYYLLGYAYYKQKDYENAIGEFNKIVDGRNAVAQNAYYHLAESYLKLDKKQQALNAFKNASEMDFSEEIREDAWLNYAKLSYEIGNSYQPVPQVLLSFIEAYPKNRNNEALKDLLIDSYLSSKNYKEAITLLENNKSFENKLAYQKVAFFRGLELYNEGNYDEAVSYFDKSLKEPRDPVYTARATFWKAESDYHRSYFDKALVGYKQFLQLPQSSQTPEFENSQYNLAYNYFKLKNYSEAINSFKGYVESSSSNGARKQDAFLRLGDSYFVTSQYWPAMENYNQAISLGSPDKDYAAFQKAISYGFVERDSKKLEELEQFNATYPKSIYRDDALYELGNTYASLERNNEAIKAYDKLVRELPGSSYTSRALLKKALIYDNSGKSEDALAIFRRVAKDYPGSAESLQAVSSAKLIYIDLGRVSEYADWVRTLDYVEVEDAELDDATYTAAEQPYLENKLNQAKGRFEEYLSEFPNGRHALKAHFYLGQIYFGDNDGSKAIPHYEFVASKERSEFTEQALARVSELYLTKKDYENAIRYLKRLEVEADFPQNIVFAQTNSMKASYELKRYADAVAYAEKVLQNGKIDNSIKSDAQVVIARSAMKTGDEDKAKNAYAKVATIATGKLAAEALYYDAYFKNKSGNYEGSNASVQKLAKDYSGYKEFGAKGLVLMAKNFYALDDAYQASYILESVITNFTDFPDVVEEAKAELAVIKAAQSKTNSSVETGDN, from the coding sequence ATGTTCAGAAACCTCATTATTGTTGCGTTTTGCGTATTTTATTCATACTCAATTCATTCCCAGCAAACGGCAATTTTCACCAACGACCTTGAAACTTTCAATAAAGCGATCGAACTGTATGATAACGAACAGTTTCTGGCTGCTCAATCCTTGTTTGATAGGGTACAGCGTCAAGTACAGGACGAAACCATTAAAGGAGACTGTGCTTATTATATTGCCAATTGCGCTGTTAGGCTAAATCAGCAAAATGCCGATGAGCTGATGGAGACCTTCGTTGCAGATTATCCCACCAGTATTAAACGTAATGATGCCTATATCAACGTGGCTAATTTCTATTTTGAGAATGGTAAATATTCTTATGCAAGAAAATGGTACGATAAAGTTGATGAATCCAGTCTAAGTAGGGGAGAACGGGAAAAATTCAACTTCAATAATGGTTATGCCTATTTCAGAAATAAGAGATATAATGAGGCCAAAAAGTATTTTAATAGAGTAAGCGATTCGCAGAAATACGGAGCCCAGGCCAAATATTACCTTGGTTTTATCGCCTACGAAGGTGATGAATACGAAGAAGCCAACGAACTGTTCGAGTCTGTAAAAGACGAAGAACGCTATGCCGAGGGGCTTTCCTATTATCAGGCCGATATGAATTTTAAATTGGGTAAATTCCAGGAAGCCATCGACATGGGGCTGGAACAATATGAGAATTCGAGTCCGATGGAACGCAGCGAACTCTCCAAGATCATCGGAGAAAGTTATTTTAATTTGGGTAAGTATAAGGAGGCTATTCCGTATCTAACCGAATATAAAGGGAAGCGGGGTAAATGGAGTAACACCGATTACTATTTACTGGGTTACGCCTATTATAAGCAGAAAGACTACGAAAATGCCATTGGAGAATTCAATAAGATCGTGGATGGGAGAAATGCCGTCGCTCAAAACGCCTATTATCACCTGGCAGAAAGTTATTTAAAACTGGATAAGAAGCAACAGGCCTTGAATGCTTTTAAAAATGCTTCGGAAATGGATTTCAGTGAAGAGATCCGAGAGGATGCCTGGCTTAATTATGCAAAGCTTAGCTATGAGATAGGAAACAGCTATCAACCTGTTCCGCAAGTGTTACTTTCCTTTATCGAGGCCTATCCTAAAAATAGAAATAATGAGGCTTTAAAAGATCTGCTTATCGATTCTTACCTCAGTTCGAAGAACTACAAGGAAGCCATCACATTGCTGGAAAACAATAAATCCTTCGAGAATAAGCTTGCGTACCAGAAGGTGGCCTTCTTCAGGGGGCTCGAATTATACAACGAAGGCAATTACGATGAGGCCGTGAGTTATTTCGACAAATCCCTGAAAGAACCAAGAGATCCTGTTTACACGGCCAGAGCCACTTTTTGGAAGGCTGAAAGCGATTACCATCGGTCTTATTTCGATAAGGCATTGGTGGGATATAAGCAGTTCTTGCAATTACCACAGTCCTCGCAAACACCCGAATTTGAGAATAGCCAATACAACCTGGCGTACAATTACTTTAAACTGAAGAACTATTCGGAAGCCATTAACAGTTTTAAGGGCTATGTAGAATCTTCTTCTTCCAACGGTGCACGAAAACAAGATGCTTTTCTACGTTTGGGTGATAGCTATTTTGTAACTAGCCAGTACTGGCCTGCCATGGAAAATTACAACCAGGCGATCAGCCTGGGAAGCCCCGATAAGGATTATGCAGCGTTTCAGAAAGCTATTAGTTATGGGTTTGTGGAGAGAGATAGTAAAAAACTGGAAGAACTGGAACAGTTTAACGCAACCTACCCAAAATCTATTTACAGGGATGATGCCTTATACGAATTGGGAAATACCTACGCATCACTTGAACGAAACAACGAGGCCATTAAGGCTTACGATAAATTGGTAAGGGAATTACCCGGTAGCAGCTATACCTCCAGGGCATTGCTCAAAAAAGCACTGATCTATGACAATTCGGGAAAAAGTGAAGACGCCCTCGCTATCTTTAGAAGAGTTGCCAAGGATTATCCCGGCTCCGCCGAATCCTTACAAGCGGTTTCTTCGGCAAAACTTATTTATATCGACCTGGGTAGGGTGAGTGAGTATGCCGATTGGGTTCGTACTCTGGATTATGTCGAGGTGGAGGATGCCGAGCTGGACGACGCCACCTATACCGCCGCCGAACAGCCCTACCTTGAAAATAAGCTTAACCAGGCAAAAGGCAGATTTGAGGAGTATCTTTCTGAATTCCCTAACGGTCGCCACGCTTTGAAAGCACATTTCTACCTGGGCCAGATCTATTTTGGAGATAATGACGGCAGCAAAGCGATTCCGCATTACGAATTTGTAGCTTCCAAAGAACGAAGTGAATTTACCGAGCAGGCATTGGCAAGGGTATCGGAACTATACCTCACCAAAAAGGATTACGAGAACGCGATCCGCTACCTGAAACGATTGGAAGTTGAGGCCGATTTTCCGCAGAATATTGTCTTTGCCCAGACCAATAGCATGAAGGCGAGTTATGAGCTAAAGCGATATGCAGATGCGGTTGCTTACGCCGAAAAGGTTCTTCAAAATGGTAAGATAGATAACTCCATAAAGAGTGATGCCCAGGTGGTGATTGCCCGCTCTGCTATGAAAACCGGGGACGAGGACAAAGCCAAGAACGCCTACGCCAAGGTAGCTACCATAGCCACCGGAAAGCTAGCCGCAGAAGCGCTCTATTACGATGCTTATTTTAAAAATAAGAGCGGGAACTATGAAGGCTCTAACGCTTCGGTACAAAAACTGGCAAAGGATTATTCCGGCTATAAGGAGTTTGGTGCCAAAGGACTGGTACTAATGGCGAAGAATTTTTACGCCCTGGACGACGCCTATCAGGCTAGTTATATCCTGGAAAGCGTGATCACAAACTTTACAGATTTTCCAGATGTGGTCGAAGAGGCC